In Candidatus Hydrogenedentota bacterium, the sequence GGTAGAGGTCGATGGCCCGCGCGGCTTCCCGACCCTCGTGAATCGCCCAGACCACCAGGGACTGACCGCGACGGGCGTCGCCCGCCACAAAGTACTTGGATCTGGACGACTGGAAGTCTTTCGTGTTGGCCTTGATGCCCTGACCAAATCGATTGCGATCCAGTTCCAGCCCCAGCTCTTTTACGAAGGTGTCCGTCTCGGGCTGGGTGAAGCCCATGGCCAGCAACACCAACTCAGCGGGGATGCGCTCTTCGCTTCCCGGCACCTCGACCATCTGGCGACGACCGGTTGCATCAGGCTCGCTCCATTCCAGTTGCACCGTGTTCAATGCGGCCACATTGCCGTTTCCGTCATCCTCGAAGGACTTGGTCAGGACACTGTAGCGCCGCTCTCCACCCTCTTTGTGGCTGGAAGAGGTGCGGTAGATGAAGGACCACTGGGGCCAGGGGTTATTGTCGGCGCGCTCAACGGGCGGCTTGGGCATGAGTTCGAGGTTGACGAGGCCCTTGCATCCCTGGCGCAGGCTGGTGCCCACGCAGTCGGAGCCGGTGTCGCCGCCGCCGATTACAATCACGTTCTTGCCGGTGGCGAGAATATTTTCGCCCTTGACTTCTTTGCCCAGGACCCGCCGGGTCTGCTGGGGCAGGAACTCCATGGCGGGGTAGATACCCTTCAGGTCGGAACCGGGAACATTCATGCCTTCGAAGGTGCGGCTCTTGGTGGAGCCGATGGCAATCAATACGGCGTCGTACTGATCCAGCTTGCTGGTGGGTACATTTACGCCGACCTCGGCGTTGCAGATGAACTCCACGCCTTCGGCTTTCAACTGGTCGACGCGGCGCATGACAATCTTCTTGTCGAGCTTGAAATTCGGGATGCCGTACATGAGCAGGCCGCCCGGCTCGTCCGAGCGTTCGTAGACCGACACATGGTGCCCGGCGCGGTTCAACTGCTGGGCGGCGGCAAGGCCGGCGGGACCGGAGCCGACGATGGCGACACGCTTTCCGGTGCGCACCTCGGGGATCTGGGGAACCACCCAACCTTCGAGCCAGCCGCGATCAGCGATCTCCCGTTCGTTGATCTCGATGGTGACCGCGGGTTTGTTGATCCCCAGCACGCAGGCCGTCTCACAGGGCGCGGGACATACCCGACCCGTGAACTCGGGGAAATTATTGGTGGAATGAAGGACTTCGAGGGCTTCTTCCCAGTCGTTGTCCTTCATCAGCTCGTTGAAGTCGGGAATTTGATTACCGAGGGGGCAACCGCTGTGGCAGAAGGGAATACCGCAGTTCATGCAGCGATAGGCCTGCTGGGCGATTTTCTCCGGCGGCAGCGAATTCGAAAACTCGCCGTAGTGCTTCAACCGCTCTTCGGGGGCGTCATCCGCCGCGATTTCGCGATCAAAAGTCATGAATCCCTTGGACTTGTCAGGAAGCATGGGTCACCTCCGCTTGCTTTTGCTCTTGCTGCTTCAATACGCGGGCATAGTCGCGAGGCATGACCCGTACGAAATGCTTCAATTCCGCTTCCCAGTTTTCTAGAATGCTCTTGGCCGACACGCTGCCAGTGTACTGGGCGTGGCGCTCCAGCATGGACCGCAATTCGGGGATACTCTTTTCGTGCAACGGCTTCAGTTCCGCGCTGTCGGCGTTGAAGTGGCCGGGAAGCGCGCCCGCCTTGTCGTAGACATAGGCGATACCGCCGCTCATACCGGCGGCAAAATTTCGGCCGGTCGGCCCGAGAACCACCACGCGGCCGCCGGTCATGTATTCGCAGCCGTGGTCGCCCACCCCTTCCACGACGGCCCAGGCGCCGCTGTTGCGCACGCAGAAGCGCTCGCCCGCGAGACCACGGATGAAGGCCTCGCCGCTCGTGGCGCCATAGAGGGCCACGTTGCCGATAATGATGTTTTCGGAAGGTTTGCCTTTGAACTCGGGCGGCGGTGCGATGATGATCTTGCCGCCGGACAGGCCCTTGCCGACGTAGTCGTTGCTTTCGCCGATCACGTTGATGGTGACGCCCTTGATCGCGAAGGCGCCGAGGCTGTTGCCGCCCACGCCCTTGAGATC encodes:
- a CDS encoding glutamate synthase subunit beta, with amino-acid sequence MLPDKSKGFMTFDREIAADDAPEERLKHYGEFSNSLPPEKIAQQAYRCMNCGIPFCHSGCPLGNQIPDFNELMKDNDWEEALEVLHSTNNFPEFTGRVCPAPCETACVLGINKPAVTIEINEREIADRGWLEGWVVPQIPEVRTGKRVAIVGSGPAGLAAAQQLNRAGHHVSVYERSDEPGGLLMYGIPNFKLDKKIVMRRVDQLKAEGVEFICNAEVGVNVPTSKLDQYDAVLIAIGSTKSRTFEGMNVPGSDLKGIYPAMEFLPQQTRRVLGKEVKGENILATGKNVIVIGGGDTGSDCVGTSLRQGCKGLVNLELMPKPPVERADNNPWPQWSFIYRTSSSHKEGGERRYSVLTKSFEDDGNGNVAALNTVQLEWSEPDATGRRQMVEVPGSEERIPAELVLLAMGFTQPETDTFVKELGLELDRNRFGQGIKANTKDFQSSRSKYFVAGDARRGQSLVVWAIHEGREAARAIDLYLMGESTLQAHDTEGYETLTKERSLV